The Tachysurus vachellii isolate PV-2020 chromosome 25, HZAU_Pvac_v1, whole genome shotgun sequence genomic sequence CTTTACATCATGTCACATGAAGTAAGAATTTGTGATTTGaccaaaattaaaattaaatattactgaagtgctttctctctctctctctctctctctctctctctctctctctctctctctctctctctctctctctctctctctctctctctctatctctccctctcgctctctctccctctctctctctctctctctctctctctctctttctctctctctctctccctccctctctctctatctctctctctctccctctctctctctctctctctctctctctctctctctccctccctctctctctctctctctccctctctctctgtcagtgagttatatgttgattattttccagtaacagcATGTCTTGAACTGTTGCTCATTTCTCTTGTActatagaaatataatattttaataatttttataataataataataataataatatttttaataaacgaAAGAACAGCACAtcattttttgtctatttacaGCTACTTTTAATAATGTGGAACATCCAGAAAAGATATAACTGCAACCAAcaacaataagacatttttctttgtttgagcATCAGATAAACGAGTCCCTGTGAGCGAGGAGTTATTATAGAAATGCTAATGATTTACAACGAGTGCATTTAGAGTAACCTGTGATTTGAACGATAGCTGGAAATgttgtcagagctgcttttgCAGCAACACCttcagaccaatcagattggagaATTTAAGAACGCTGTGGTATAAATGACAAGGTGGATTTGGCCTGATGCGTGGGGTGTGGCTTGGGTGAAACCCACCATGCTCAGCCTGGAATCACCTTACTGTATTACGctgacagatgcacacacacacacacacacacattgaaggCTGAACCgcagtgttttgtgtgtcagCGTCTTTTATTCAAACACAATGCAGCTTGATTCTTCCTCaggctgtgtatgtgtgtatcacCGTGTGATtccgtgtgtatttgtgtgtgcatttgtatgtatctctatgtatgcgtgtgtttttGAATGtatgtgtttactgtatgtaagaCGGGCATGAGTATGAGCCTGCGTATGTGTGCTTGCCGTGAGACCTCACTGCATTGTTCTGAAGGACAGGAAGTCAGAGATGGGACACACTGAGGAACAGGAAGCTGCAGGCCGGGTGGGGAGATGCcaaacaggaagcaggaagGTGAACAGATAATATGGCCAAAACCCAAGAAGAAGCTCTggtcttctccttcatcttttgACTTTCAACCCCACCTCTtttagccaatcatgtggcagatgGTCTCTCAGCTGGCCAGATCTCCACAGGGGTTCGGGACGATCCAGTAGCACTAGAAGGAAATGACATGTTAGAGGACAGCTGGAGAGCTTTTGGTAACATGGAGTAGGACTGAATGATACGTCCCGCCCATGTTCCTGAAACTCCGCCCCCAGGATTTTTTACAACTGTTGCAAAAATGGAAAAGctgtaaattgttaaaaattTGAAAccgtttaatattttaaaatgtagacattaaattaaactttttttgtgtgtctttctccTAATCCTGAAAAGAGGAAATGATAAATCCGAAGACACATCCGgaatcaaatgtgtgtgtgtgtgtttgtgttttaaactgTGTGAGCGAACTGTAGGGGTCAAATCTCATTAATTGCCATGTGATTGAGAACTGGTttaattttagtaaaaaaacTGGGAGCAGATGGAGGTGTGTAAATCCTGGATGAAGTGTGGATGAGTCTTGactcgtgtgtgttgtgtgtgttttccaccAGGCTGAGTGAGGCGAGATAGAGCCATGCCCCTGTTGAAGAGGAACATCGAGCCCCGGCACCTGTGCCGTGGTGCTCTGCCCGAGGGCGTCGGTAGTGAGCTGGAGTGTGTAATGAACAACACGCTCTCCGCCATCATCCGCCAGCTTAGCAGCCTCAGTgagtacacacacgcacacacacataaactacAGCAACATGGACGCTTCACATGAATTCTTTAATTTGCTCCAAACGAGTATAGGATCAACATGACACCTTTTGCATAAACGCTAATTAAAGCCATTATATTTGAGACAGGGTCACGTTGACGCACCTGACATTAACATCTTTCAGTTTCTTGCTTTGTGTCAGTGGGCATAAGTAAGTATTTTGCCCACTTCACCCACAGTGTTCCAGCCCTGCTTTAATATATCCTTCTACATCCGTCCATCCCAAAACTGCACCctaaaatctgtttttcttctcactTCACCACCCctcccctctgtgtgtgtgtttgtgtgtgtgtgtgttgtattgtagATGCCTGTAGAGGGAGTGGAGTAGAGCCTTCAGCAACAGCTGTGTGagttaaatataaatggataagCACAAAAGCCGGTGGGGTGGGGAGGCAAACAGAGACATGgcctctgtgagtgtgtgtgtgtgtgtgttcctactctaacacacacactgagacaagGCCACACAACCTGTCTGTATTAGCGTGTATCAGATacatggcgtgtgtgtgtgtgtaggtgtgggaATGCATGCAGATAAGTATGTATatagcgtgtttgtgtgtgccgtGTCAGAGGTCAGGGCTATCGAAAGAGCCAGGTCACTGTTccttcctgtaaatattttcctGAAAGCATCCTGCAGGTTTTTGTTTGACTTTGCCGTTATAAATAGACCTCATTGTTTGTGCTGTCATTCACCGCCATGTATTACTGAATGCAGGCATTACTTCAGCGGCAGGATTACGGCACTCTGTCAGGATAGCCGTCTCTAACGCAGCACATCGATTCCACCCGCACCACAGTGTAATGCCCGAGGCCACAAAAGTCTGCCGAGTTCAAATCGAGGGTGGGAGATAAAAAAAGACGAAAAAAGGCACTGCACAGAACAGGAagctatgttttgttttttcaataaaTCAGTGTTCATTTTCTCTATGGTTGTGGAATCTTTGTATAaaaaggcagtgtgtgtgtgtgtgtgtgtgtgtttgtgtgtttgtgtgtgtgtgtatgtgtgtgtctgagatccTTTTCCCCCCACAGACTCCAGGCTTCATAAAAAAACTCCTTTTACATCAACACTAATGATTCTTCtaaattatttatacatttatttatttttcagctttACGAAATGAGAAGAGAGGAATAATTTTCTCTCTTAAATCATTTCAGATTAGGAAAAGGATTattatgaaatgaaattgtttattaaatgaccttttgtttattaaatgatattttttttaatttacaaatgAATTGACAGCAAAATTATTTAgattaattttaaattcattcattcattcatcttctaccgcttatccgaactacctcgggtcacggggagcctgtgcctatctcaggcgtcattgggcatgaaggcaggatacaccctggacggagtgccaacccatcgcagggcacacacacacacacacacacacactctcattcactcatgcaatcacacactacggacaattttccagagatgccaatcaacctaccatgcatgtctttggaccgggggaggaaaccggagtacccggaggaaacccccgaggcacggggagaacatgcaaactccacacacacaaggtggaggcgggaatcgaacccccaaccctggaggtgtaaccactaagccaccgtgacccctcattttaaatgaattaaaagggTAACTGTTTTAATGTCAATATGATGGGGAAAAAGGTCAATATTCGAGTCTCAGTATCTCGAAATAATGAGAGAATTCCTTTAAATTATGACTTTTGAACATCTGAGAAGAAatgacaggaaacaggaaacgtTTCTGAATCAAACTGACCGTTACTGTCATTTGTTGTCTTAGTAAAAAAGGGTTTTTCTTTCCTGTGCATCTATTGAGCTGTATGCAGTGATGCTGATCCTGTATCGTGAACTATTAGGATGTCAAATTGATCCGAAATGATTTTTAACTGAAATAAACTGCACCGCATGTCACAgtgtttgtttctcttctcaTGCGTCTGCTCTGGTCTGTAGGTAAGCATGCGGAGGACATATTCAGCGAGTTGTTTTATGAAGCCAACGCATTTTATCTGCGAGCGAACTCCCTGCAGGATCGCATCGATCGGCTCGCCGTCAAGGTCACTCAGCTGGACTCCACCGTGGAGGAGGGTAAGGGATTGTGGGAAACCAGACTCCGGGTCAGCATATGATACATTTCTGTGTTGGATTTGTTCAGATTGAGTTACATAGAGCCGGCGCTTGATAAGAGACTGCAACTCAGAGACAAAAGAAAGCATAAATAGTAACTTTTACCTTAGATtcgttttgtattttgtatttttcgcAGTGAAGAACGCAAGTTCTATCGTTTTGTTTCACATTGCAAACTATTAAAGCTTGTAGCACTTAAAATGGTCATCATCAGTAATGTTTCAGAGCCAGAGCATGTTGGTGTTGTCTACTGAGATCAACAACATCGCACATAACATAGGGcaacatttatacaaaaaaaaacccaaagaataaaaaatgcagTGTGAGAACAAACCCGAAATACGGCAACACTTTTAATCCCTATAAGATTATAAGATACTTAATATATATGATTTcttgccgtgtgtgtgtgtgtgtgtgtgtgtgtgtgtgtgtgcagtctcTTTGCAGGACATTAATATGAGGAAGGCTTTTAAGAGCTCCACAGTACAGGACCAGCAGGTGGTGTCCAAGAGCAGCGTCCCGATCCCTGTGAAAGATATGTATGAGCTGAGTGACCCCCCTCCACCCCTCAACATCCTCTCACGGTAcaggtgtgtatctgtgtgtgtgtgtgtgtgtgtgtgtgctcactgctAATCGTTAGTAATCTTAGTCTCATGCTTCTCTATTGCGCCTCTCATAACTTACGTGACACAAACACTGCTCATGTTTCAGGGACGATAATAAGGAAGGGCTGAAATTTTATACGGACCCCTCGTACTTCTTTGACCTGTGGAAGGAGAAAATGCTGCAGGACACGGAGGAcaagaggaaagagaaaagacGGCAGAAAGTAAccggcgcacgcacacacacatacacacacacatatatatatttatttcttttaaccGAATTATGATTTCCTTCATAATACTTTATTTGTAGTTACACTTAATCTTGTAGCTCATCCACTGCACAAGCTATTTCCAGTTATCACTTACAATATAGTAGCTATAATTACTATAAAAAGTCGTTCCTCTCACCAACATCTCTTTTATCACTTGACGTTAATGAGACTAAAAAGATAACACAGTGGCTGTGTTAACCTGTGGCTGAGAAGCTTATCTGTCCAGTTGTGAAAACTTTATCGAATGATACATGAGAATATTTCCATAAACGCAAAATAACATTCAATAAACGTTTATTAGTAGTAAATGTTCAATTCTTTTATCCCACGTCTCTCATCCATGTTCTGGAGAACGAGCCGTTTCTATAGCGACCGTAATGTATTCATATGAGCCTGTGATTTGATACCATCAGAGCTGCTTTTATATAAACCTAAGCTAcatccttctgaccaatcaggtttgaGAATTCCAAACGTGTGCATGGTGATGATCTGTTTTGACGGAATGCTTGTGAACGCTGCAGGAGCAGAAACGCTGTGTGGACGGAACGCTGCAgagagaggtgaagaaggtgCGAAAGGCTCGGAATCGCCGTCAAGAGTGGAACATGATGGCCTTTGATAAGGAACTGAGGCCCGACCTTCGGCACGGGCACACGGTGCACAGAGCAGGATCGTCTGAGGGCTCCGTGTCACCAGAAAACAGGTGAAAGGATATGAACAATAAGACAATCCCCccagaaattctttttttttttttgcttaaactTAATCACAGAGAGTCAAAACAAAAACGAAGCGAACGCAAACCGGCATGTAACATTTCTTCATGATCAGCCAGGAGGATTTATATATCGATCGAGGTTAAAAATTCACTCTGCCGGGACACAAGAGACTCCATCTGCTCGCTATGGATCACGATGTCTATATATAGCGTCATGATTTCGCAATATTTGAGACGCAACATCAGAAGATTGTGTCCTGACATTCAATGCACTTTCTCACTGATGCAGTGATGCCACTAAGTGATGCTACTTAAATCCTTAGTATTTATacgtttaaaaataattttaggtACCTTAGAGAGCAACATAGTATTGAAGGTACACCACATGGACCTATGGTGAAAGACAGAACTTGTGCCTTGATGGCATAAGTAAGTAAAATCTGTGATTATGTGACTCTATAATGGCACAAAGATGCAGTTTATTCTCTCCTTCACTGTGTATATTGTGGTAAGAGCACTAGTTACATCTAAAAGTCAAGCAGGTTGTATAATGAACGTTTCTGTGGAAGTtattcttttctctgtctctctctttctgtttctttctctttctgtaggTCTCATGGCCAAGACCACTTGGACCACGGCTATCTGACCATGTCCAACCACGCAGGCCATGCCCACACGTACTCCGGCCCTCCCCCCGGCATGGCTGCCCTTTCGGCTCACGCCCACATGAGCATGGAGCAGGACTACAGGACGGGGTCTATGGCGTACCGCTCGGGCACGCTGGGCCGTCCACACCAGGCTCCGCCCCCTCCTCCACCCACAGAGTGCATGAACGGCTCCATGCCCCTCCCACCAATGGACTACAGGTTTGTTCTTGTGCCTGGCACTCTAAACTCTATAATGTCaggatttaaatagaaatatcaCTTTTCTGGCTGTAATCACAAACATCTAAATCCACACTGAAAACATGCTACACTGTATATTTCATATAAATGGCTCCACCTTGTGGTGATGATTACAAAATGATGTGACGGCTCTCACTTTgcctcctgtttttcttttcactgcagTATGGATTACATGAACtcagccacacctcctccacccCCAGCTCCTCTCATTCCATCATCCCAAACTGCCTTCGCTCTGCCTCCCATGGGCACACCCCCAGGCCCGCCCACCATGGGCGCCGGTTACATCCTGCCTGGTTCACCTGCCTCTGGACCACTggctgctcctcctcctcctgggcCGCCACCTCCTCCACCTAACACCACCCAACCCATCACACCCAAACGCCCACCTGTTCCCATTGAAGCCCCACCCATGAACGATGCCCGCAGTGACCTGCTAGCAGCCATACGCATGGGTAAGGGATCTTTTTTCAGTCTCTGTTAGCCTAATCGGAGTGCTTATTAATCGAGGAAGTAGAAAAATCACCCTACGAGTAATATTACCTGCTTGTTTGTAAAAGTATTTGCCCCTTGAGCTTTTCCACAGTTTACAGTGTTAAATACTGGGATTTAAATTGACTGGGATTGTATCTTATGAATCTAGGGGCGGAGCCCATAAACGTGAAttggtgaaaaaaaatgaattggtgaaaaaaaatgtttttatatagtttacaaaattgtttaaaaaaaaaaaaaaagtattcacCTCATTATTCTATTTCTGCCACCATCAGAATTAGTGGAATATAAAATGAGGAtatcagacacacaaaaaatatttttttactaacAATTCATGAggatttaaaaggaaaaattcatttaaaaattaaaaaattcattcatggtctttaaggacaagtTACACTTCCTCAGCATATTATGTAGAACATTTGGTTGCCTTAAAATATAAACTGAAACAattcattaaagtaaaaatagaatatttataaagtaaaaatatctcAAATATATTTAACTTCTCAATAAATTACCGGCTTTTCACCGGTCCTTATGTACACCGTTACAGTTgagaatgatgtgtgtgtgtgtgtgtgtgtgtttcttctccaGGTATTCAGctgaagaaggtgcaggagcagcaggagcagcaggcAAAGCGAGAGCCGGTGGGCAACGATGTGGCCACTATTCTGTCACGCCGCATAGCTGTGGAGTACAGCGACTCGGAGGATGACTCAGAGTTAGAGGATAATGACTGGTCtgactaaaaacacacacacacacacacacacacacctttttattCTTCCTAACACTGCAGTATCTACTGTACAATACAC encodes the following:
- the wasf3b gene encoding wiskott-Aldrich syndrome protein family member 3b, translating into MPLLKRNIEPRHLCRGALPEGVGSELECVMNNTLSAIIRQLSSLSKHAEDIFSELFYEANAFYLRANSLQDRIDRLAVKVTQLDSTVEEVSLQDINMRKAFKSSTVQDQQVVSKSSVPIPVKDMYELSDPPPPLNILSRYRDDNKEGLKFYTDPSYFFDLWKEKMLQDTEDKRKEKRRQKEQKRCVDGTLQREVKKVRKARNRRQEWNMMAFDKELRPDLRHGHTVHRAGSSEGSVSPENRSHGQDHLDHGYLTMSNHAGHAHTYSGPPPGMAALSAHAHMSMEQDYRTGSMAYRSGTLGRPHQAPPPPPPTECMNGSMPLPPMDYSMDYMNSATPPPPPAPLIPSSQTAFALPPMGTPPGPPTMGAGYILPGSPASGPLAAPPPPGPPPPPPNTTQPITPKRPPVPIEAPPMNDARSDLLAAIRMGIQLKKVQEQQEQQAKREPVGNDVATILSRRIAVEYSDSEDDSELEDNDWSD